The Meriones unguiculatus strain TT.TT164.6M chromosome 6, Bangor_MerUng_6.1, whole genome shotgun sequence genome has a window encoding:
- the Srek1 gene encoding splicing regulatory glutamine/lysine-rich protein 1 isoform X3 — MASLVPGAGLLPIPTSSPLTAVSSLGVSLSSLGAIPAAALDPNITTLGEIPQPPLMGNVDPSKIDEIRRTVYVGNLNSQTTTADQLLEFFKQVGEVKFVRMAGDETQPTRFAFVEFADQNSVPRALAFNGVMFGDRPLKINHSNNAIVKPPEMTPQAAAKELEEVMKRVREAQSFISAAIEPESGKSNERKGGRSRSHTRSKSRSSSKSHSRRKRSQSKHRSRSHNRSRSRQKDRRRSKSPHKKRSKSRERRKSRSRSRSRDKRKDTREKVKEKERVKEREREKEREREKDREKDKERSKNKDKDREKEKDHEKERDKEKEKEQDKDKEREKDRSKETDEKRKKDKKSRTPPRSYNASRRSRSTSRERRRRRSRSSSRSPRTSKTIKRKSSRSPSPRGRNKKDKKREKERDHVSDRRERERSTSTKKSSGDRDGKEKVEKTNTQVKEKADSSVSKDAGDKDSPRTEEENKVQQNGNCQPNEESLCSQADAV; from the exons ATGGCAAGCTTGGTTCCGGGTGCAGGACTGCTCCCCATACCGACCTCCAGTCCTCTGACGGCAGTGAGTAGT CTTGGTGTTTCACTTAGCAGTTTGGGAGCCATACCAGCAGCAGCACTGGACCCAAATATTACCACACTTGGAGAGATCCCACAGCCACCACTTATGGGAAATGTGGATCCTTCCAAAATTGATGAAATTAGGAGAACAGTTTATGTTGGAAATTTGAATTCACAG acaacAACAGCTGATCAACTACTTGAATTTTTTAAACAAGTTGGAGAAGTGAAGTTTGTTCGGATGGCAGGTGATGAGACTCAGCCAACTCGGTTTGCTTTTGTGGAATTTGCAGACCAAAATTCTGTGCCGAGGGCCCTTGCTTTTAATGGCGTTATGTTCGGAGACAGGCCGCTGAA aataaatCACTCCAACAATGCAATAGTAAAGCCTCCTGAGATGACCCCTCAGGCTGCAGCTAAGGAGTTAGAAGAAGTAATGAAGCGAGTGCGGGAGGCTCAGTCATTTATCTCAGCAGCTATTGAACCAG AGTCTGGAAAGAGCAATGAAAGGAAAGGCGGTCGATCTCGTTCCCACACTCGCTCAAAGTCCAGGTCTAGCTCAAAATCCCATTCTAGAAGGAAGAGATCACAGTCAAAGCACAG gaGTAGATCCCATAACAGGTCACGTTCAAGACAGAAAGATAGACGTAGATCCAAGAGCCCACATAAGAAACGCTCTAAGTCTCGGGAGAGGCGGAAGTCACGGAGCCGGTCACGGTCTCG ggaCAAGAGAAAAGATACCCGTGAAAaggtgaaggaaaaggaaagagtgaaggagagagagagagaaaaggagagagaaagggaaaaggatcGTGAAAAAGACAAGGAACGGagtaaaaacaaagacaaagaccgTGAGAAAGAAAAGGATCATGAAAAGGAGCGagacaaagagaaggagaaggaacagGATAAAGACAAGGAACGAGAAAAAGACAGATCTAAAGAGACAGATGAAAAACGGAAGAAGGATAAGAAGTCCAGAACACCACCCCGAAGTTACAATGCATCAAGAAGATCTCGTAGTACCAGCAG GGAAaggcggaggaggaggagcaggagttctTCCAGATCACCAAGGACATCAAAGACCATAAAGAGAAAGTCTTCCAGGTCTCCATCTCCCAGGGG CAGAAATAAGAAAgataagaagagagaaaaagaacggGACCACGTCAgtgacaggagagaaagagagcgtTCCACCTCCACCAAAAAGAGTTCTGGTGACCGAGATGGGAAGGAGAAGGTGGAGAAGACCAACACGCAAGTTAAG GAGAAGGCAGATTCCAGTGTGAGCAAAGATGCAGGGGACAAGGACTCACCAAGGactgaggaagaaaacaaagtgcAGCAGAATGGGAATTGCCAGCCAAATGAAGAGAGCCTCTGTAGCCAAGCCGACGCCGTGTAG